In the genome of Variibacter gotjawalensis, one region contains:
- a CDS encoding ABC transporter substrate-binding protein — translation MKLRLALFAMATALLPALSLATAPANAVTFRYAFQGDLNSLDPYTLNETFALGAIGNVMEGLTKRDKDLKIIPGLAERWEILEPTKWRFYLRKNVKFHDGSPFTADDVVFSATRARADGSQVKTRLPADAKVVKVDDHTVDFILAQPNPILHYEWDTWYIFSKPWAEKVGATQPQSASSSSLNAWALTANGTGPFKLESHQPGVRTVYKTNTDWWGKKEHNLDEVIFTTIKSDATRVAALLSGEIDMMEPVPVQDVDRVKSSPNTTVATGPELRTIFLNMDSFRDELLYSNVKGKNPFKDARVRKAFYQAIDIEAIKSKVMRGMSTPSALLISPLLFSRSGEFKRHPYDPNAAKKLLTEAGYPNGFELTMDCPNDRYVNDEAICQAVTVMLARIGVKATLNAMPKAKFFEKAGPTAKYDSSFNMLGWTPGSFDSWNILGNISGCRDANGKPAQFNYGGYCNKEADALAEKILVETDTKKRDEMIYQAFKIVHEEAGVLPLHQQALAWGVSKKVNIAQRPDNQILFYWVNKN, via the coding sequence ATGAAATTGCGACTCGCACTGTTCGCGATGGCGACCGCATTGCTGCCCGCACTGTCGCTCGCGACCGCGCCCGCAAATGCCGTGACCTTTCGCTACGCCTTCCAAGGCGACCTGAACTCGCTCGATCCCTACACCCTCAACGAAACTTTCGCGCTCGGCGCCATCGGCAACGTGATGGAAGGCCTGACCAAGCGCGACAAGGATCTCAAGATCATTCCGGGTCTCGCCGAAAGATGGGAAATCCTCGAACCGACCAAGTGGCGGTTCTATCTCCGCAAGAACGTGAAGTTCCACGATGGATCGCCGTTCACGGCCGACGACGTCGTGTTCTCGGCGACCCGCGCCCGCGCCGACGGCTCGCAGGTGAAGACACGGCTTCCGGCCGACGCGAAGGTCGTCAAAGTCGACGATCACACGGTCGATTTCATCCTGGCCCAGCCGAACCCGATCCTGCACTATGAGTGGGACACTTGGTATATCTTCTCCAAGCCCTGGGCCGAGAAGGTCGGCGCGACGCAGCCGCAATCCGCAAGCTCCTCGTCGCTCAACGCATGGGCGTTGACGGCGAACGGCACCGGCCCCTTTAAACTTGAGAGCCATCAGCCGGGCGTCCGCACGGTCTACAAAACCAACACCGACTGGTGGGGCAAGAAAGAGCATAACCTCGACGAAGTGATCTTCACCACTATCAAGTCCGACGCAACGCGCGTCGCTGCTCTCCTCTCCGGCGAGATTGACATGATGGAGCCGGTGCCGGTGCAGGACGTCGATCGCGTCAAGAGCAGCCCGAACACGACAGTCGCGACCGGCCCGGAGCTGCGCACGATCTTCCTCAACATGGACTCGTTCCGCGACGAACTCCTCTACTCGAACGTCAAGGGCAAGAACCCCTTCAAGGATGCGCGCGTTCGCAAGGCTTTCTATCAAGCCATCGATATCGAGGCGATCAAGTCCAAGGTGATGCGCGGCATGTCGACGCCGTCGGCGCTGTTGATCTCGCCGCTGCTCTTCTCGCGCTCCGGCGAGTTCAAGCGCCACCCCTACGACCCGAATGCCGCGAAGAAGCTGCTCACCGAAGCCGGCTATCCGAACGGTTTCGAACTGACGATGGATTGCCCGAACGATCGTTACGTCAATGACGAAGCGATCTGCCAGGCCGTCACCGTTATGCTTGCGCGCATCGGCGTGAAGGCGACGCTCAACGCAATGCCGAAGGCGAAATTCTTCGAGAAGGCCGGCCCGACCGCGAAGTATGACTCCTCCTTCAACATGCTCGGTTGGACGCCCGGCTCGTTCGACTCGTGGAACATTCTCGGCAATATCTCGGGCTGCCGCGATGCGAACGGCAAGCCGGCGCAGTTCAATTACGGCGGCTATTGCAACAAGGAAGCCGATGCGCTTGCCGAGAAAATCCTCGTCGAAACCGACACGAAGAAACGCGACGAGATGATCTACCAAGCCTTCAAGATCGTCCACGAGGAAGCCGGCGTTCTGCCGCTGCATCAGCAGGCGCTGGCCTGGGGCGTGTCCAAGAAGGTCAACATCGCGCAGCGCCCGGACAACCAAATCCTCTTCTACTGGGTGAATAAGAACTGA
- a CDS encoding ABC transporter permease, protein MSDTAQKEKPPGWLARAWDSDIFYNFRRSKLVMLASLITLILVVIAIFAPWVAPHNPYDLSQVSLLDARNPPAWLDGGGANNLLGTDDQGRDLLSAIIYGMRASIFIGCASVAFAITLGVTLGLMAGYFGGKVDSIIMRIADVQLTFPAILTALLVDGIARALVGTHKSGGGETTILIFAIGLSYWVQYARTVRSSTLVERNKEYVQAARIIGLSPRAIMFRHVLPNVGGPVLVLATINLALAIITEATLSFLGVGLPPNEPSLGTLISIGNKYLFAGEWWIVTFPAITLAALVLAVNLLGDWLRDALNPRLR, encoded by the coding sequence ATGAGTGATACGGCACAAAAAGAAAAACCACCCGGCTGGCTCGCCCGCGCGTGGGACAGCGATATCTTCTACAACTTCCGCCGCTCCAAGCTCGTGATGCTTGCCAGCCTCATCACGCTGATCCTCGTCGTTATCGCGATCTTCGCGCCGTGGGTCGCGCCGCATAACCCTTACGATCTCTCGCAGGTCAGCCTGCTCGATGCGCGCAACCCGCCCGCCTGGCTCGACGGCGGCGGAGCGAACAATCTGCTCGGCACCGACGACCAGGGCCGCGACCTCCTCTCCGCGATCATCTACGGCATGCGCGCCTCGATCTTCATCGGCTGCGCCTCCGTCGCCTTCGCGATCACACTCGGCGTCACCCTCGGCCTGATGGCCGGGTATTTCGGCGGCAAGGTCGACAGCATCATCATGCGCATCGCCGACGTACAGCTCACCTTCCCGGCGATTCTCACCGCTCTCCTGGTCGACGGCATCGCTCGCGCGCTGGTCGGCACCCACAAGAGTGGCGGTGGTGAGACGACGATCCTCATCTTCGCGATCGGACTGTCCTACTGGGTGCAATACGCTCGCACGGTGCGCTCCTCGACGCTCGTCGAGCGCAACAAGGAATACGTCCAGGCCGCGCGCATCATCGGCCTCTCGCCGCGCGCGATCATGTTCCGCCACGTCCTGCCGAATGTCGGTGGCCCCGTGCTGGTGCTCGCCACGATCAATCTCGCGCTCGCCATCATCACGGAGGCGACGCTGTCGTTCCTCGGTGTCGGCCTGCCACCGAACGAACCGTCGCTCGGCACACTCATCAGCATCGGCAACAAATATCTCTTCGCCGGCGAATGGTGGATCGTCACCTTCCCGGCGATCACTCTGGCCGCCCTCGTGCTCGCCGTGAATCTGCTCGGCGACTGGCTGCGCGACGCGCTCAACCCGAGGCTCCGATGA
- a CDS encoding M20 aminoacylase family protein codes for MPILNRISDFQDELTAFRRDLHQHPEILFDTHRTSAAVTEQLKAFGCDEVVGGIGRTGVVGVIKGRKGSSNKVIGLRADMDALPLQEITKLPYASKTDGKMHACGHDGHTTMLLGAAKYLAETRNFDGTAIVIFQPAEEGGGGGREMVKDGLMERFGIQEVYGMHNWPGFPVGSFAIKPGPVMAAADRIVIDIEGRGAHAAKPHEGIDALLIGSQIVNQIQSIVSRNADPLGSAVVSITQFHAGTADNIIPQTAQLRGTARTLSPEIRDLVEDRLTLIVENTAKMYGGSAKLTYRRDYPVTVNNPERAAFAAGVAKDIAGDANVNDNVNATMGAEDFSFMLNERPGAYIFIGNGDSAGLHHPAYDFNDQAIPFGSSYWVRLVEKALPA; via the coding sequence ATGCCTATTCTCAATCGTATTTCCGATTTCCAGGATGAACTCACCGCGTTTCGGCGCGACCTGCATCAACATCCTGAAATCCTATTCGACACGCACCGGACGTCGGCGGCGGTGACCGAGCAGCTCAAGGCGTTCGGCTGCGATGAGGTCGTCGGTGGTATCGGCCGCACGGGTGTCGTCGGCGTCATCAAGGGTCGCAAGGGCTCCTCGAACAAGGTGATCGGCCTGCGCGCCGACATGGACGCGCTGCCGCTGCAGGAAATCACCAAGCTGCCGTATGCGTCGAAGACCGACGGAAAAATGCATGCGTGCGGGCACGACGGGCACACAACGATGCTCCTCGGCGCCGCGAAGTATCTCGCCGAAACGCGCAACTTCGACGGCACCGCAATCGTGATTTTCCAGCCGGCCGAAGAGGGCGGCGGCGGCGGGCGCGAGATGGTGAAGGATGGCCTGATGGAGCGCTTCGGCATCCAGGAGGTCTACGGCATGCATAACTGGCCGGGCTTTCCGGTCGGCAGTTTTGCGATCAAGCCGGGCCCCGTGATGGCGGCTGCGGATCGCATCGTCATCGATATCGAGGGACGCGGCGCGCATGCGGCGAAACCGCACGAGGGCATCGACGCGCTGCTGATCGGTTCGCAGATCGTCAACCAGATCCAGTCGATCGTCTCGCGCAACGCGGACCCGCTTGGCTCGGCGGTGGTGTCGATCACGCAGTTCCATGCCGGTACGGCGGACAACATCATTCCGCAGACGGCGCAGCTGCGCGGCACGGCGCGCACGCTGTCGCCGGAGATCCGCGATCTCGTCGAAGATCGTTTGACGCTGATCGTCGAAAATACCGCGAAGATGTACGGCGGCAGCGCCAAGCTGACCTATCGCCGCGACTATCCCGTGACTGTGAATAATCCGGAGCGGGCGGCTTTCGCGGCGGGCGTCGCGAAAGACATCGCGGGTGATGCCAACGTGAACGACAACGTGAATGCGACGATGGGCGCGGAAGATTTCTCGTTCATGCTCAACGAGCGGCCGGGCGCCTACATCTTCATCGGCAACGGCGACAGCGCCGGCCTGCATCACCCGGCTTACGACTTCAACGATCAGGCGATCCCGTTCGGTTCGTCGTATTGGGTGCGGTTGGTCGAGAAGGCGTTGCCGGCGTAA
- a CDS encoding ABC transporter permease, producing MLAFVIRRIVEAVFVLLTVAALAFVLFRFVGDPVNQIAGQDTSLEDRMKLRTQLGLDDPIYVQFARFIWNALHFDFGSSYQFKQPVLSLLAERFPATMELAIVAALFAVIVGIPMGVFTGIRRNSPLSSLFLTISLIGISLPTFLIGILLIYIFSVWLGWLPSFGRGDLVKIGFWSTGFLTLSGWRALILPSITLGLFQMTLVTRLVRSEMLEVLRTDYIKFARARGLTSRAINFSHALRNTLVPVITIIGLQLGALIAFAIITETVFQWPGMGLLFIGAVQNADVPIMAAYLLLVSFLFVVINLIVDMLYVAIDPRIRITGRAA from the coding sequence ATGCTGGCCTTCGTCATACGGCGCATCGTTGAGGCGGTCTTCGTCCTCCTCACGGTGGCGGCGCTGGCCTTCGTCTTGTTCCGCTTCGTCGGCGATCCGGTCAACCAGATCGCCGGCCAGGACACGAGCCTCGAAGATCGCATGAAGCTGCGCACGCAGCTCGGCCTCGACGATCCGATCTACGTCCAGTTCGCACGCTTCATCTGGAATGCGCTGCACTTCGATTTCGGCAGCTCCTACCAGTTCAAACAGCCGGTCCTCTCGCTGCTCGCCGAGCGCTTTCCCGCGACGATGGAGCTCGCCATTGTCGCCGCGCTCTTCGCCGTGATCGTCGGCATTCCGATGGGCGTCTTCACCGGCATCCGCCGCAACTCGCCGCTCTCCAGCCTCTTCCTCACGATCTCGCTGATCGGCATTTCGCTGCCGACATTCCTCATCGGCATTCTGCTGATTTACATCTTCTCGGTCTGGCTCGGCTGGCTGCCGTCCTTCGGTCGGGGCGATCTCGTCAAGATCGGCTTCTGGTCGACCGGCTTCCTCACCTTGAGCGGTTGGCGCGCGCTGATCCTTCCCTCGATCACGCTCGGTCTGTTCCAGATGACCCTGGTGACCCGCCTCGTCCGTTCCGAAATGCTGGAAGTCCTGCGCACCGACTACATCAAATTCGCACGCGCCCGCGGTCTCACCAGCCGCGCGATCAATTTTTCGCACGCGCTGCGTAATACGCTGGTGCCGGTCATCACCATCATCGGCCTGCAGCTCGGCGCACTGATCGCCTTCGCGATCATCACAGAGACGGTCTTTCAATGGCCCGGCATGGGCCTCCTCTTCATCGGTGCCGTGCAGAATGCCGATGTGCCGATCATGGCGGCCTATCTGCTGCTCGTGTCGTTCCTCTTCGTGGTCATCAACCTCATCGTCGACATGCTCTACGTCGCGATCGATCCGCGCATCCGCATCACGGGGCGCGCTGCATGA